Proteins from one Syngnathoides biaculeatus isolate LvHL_M chromosome 8, ASM1980259v1, whole genome shotgun sequence genomic window:
- the LOC133504529 gene encoding protein FAM181B has translation MAAIMNPQFMNFCFPGSAMDVGLLGEPEKEEDYKETTRELLSFMDSASSNIKLALDKPVKSKRKVNHRKYLQKQIKRCTGIVNVSDTAGKAPGSSPSSGKTVPKRDGVQASLQNRSLAALFSPAKEVRGERARKPPLRHRNLPPSFFTEPANCSKVNPGAGMSLRDLDRANPETTDFFDLLGPDYISVVAEQELYQNAPGPDSSIAATSYDSQHFVGGLLYPESWTTSSPPVARKLPTPGQPPLYCHPETAAPVGVEDNALCSLAFSNFFADCSVPQVNYDLSGDFNRTHYSSL, from the coding sequence ATGGCCGCCATTATGAACCCCCAGTTTATGAATTTCTGCTTCCCGGGGTCGGCGATGGATGTGGGTCTCCTGGGTGAACCGGAGAAGGAGGAAGACTACAAGGAGACCACCCGGGAGCTTCTGAGCTTTATGGACTCTGCCTCCAGCAACATCAAGCTGGCCCTGGATAAGCCGGTCAAGTCTAAGAGGAAAGTCAACCACCGTAAGTATCTGCAGAAGCAGATCAAGAGATGCACCGGGATCGTCAACGTCAGTGACACAGCGGGGAAGGCGCCCGGTTCCTCCCCGTCGTCGGGTAAGACCGTCCCCAAGCGTGACGGCGTCCAGGCCAGCCTGCAGAACCGCAGCCTGGCCGCGCTTTTCAGCCCAGCCAAGGAAGTCCGCGGTGAGAGAGCCAGGAAACCGCCCCTGCGCCACCGCAACCTGCCGCCCTCCTTCTTCACCGAGCCGGCCAACTGCTCCAAAGTCAACCCTGGGGCTGGAATGTCATTACGGGACCTGGATCGAGCCAACCCTGAGACAACGGACTTCTTTGACCTGCTGGGACCCGACTACATCAGTGTGGTGGCCGAGCAGGAACTTTACCAAAATGCACCTGGGCCAGACTCTTCCATTGCCGCCACATCCTATGATAGTCAGCATTTCGTCGGGGGTCTCTTGTACCCAGAGTCGTGGACTACCTCCTCGCCGCCGGTCGCCAGGAAGCTCCCGACTCCTGGCCAGCCTCCACTCTACTGCCACCCAGAGACTGCGGCCCCCGTGGGTGTTGAGGATAATGCACTGTGCTCGTTAGCGTTCTCCAACTTTTTCGCTGACTGCTCAGTACCTCAGGTCAACTATGACTTAAGCGGAGACTTCAATAGAACTCATTACTCATCTTTATGA